Proteins from a single region of Mycoplasma leachii PG50:
- a CDS encoding transposase, whose protein sequence is MKIIDFQFVPFETPIPVGQRSKKKKELIEIGTDVKEYGNVAIFTKNGEDILKKLFKHFDDVTALKLYVIALIRCTYPKPVNRDLKHYYEISFLSEIFKKVGLSESLLPEFFEKTGRAYLRIKEFMEDRMQEFKGRIQIIDGTLKSYNSSDCTFSQWSRKGRVKGSRDFTLLYTCDLETKEPIYQRPYQGNMLDSSIFEDFLEKVPSNDEILIADKGFRTNAISELLKQNRNIKYLLPLKRNTKFIKSENFIERLSPVNIKGKQLLGSKRQINDKFYYLFKDLEIAGKESIGRYQKHLRKENFDISEFKKEEEYFGTIAFESNVDLDLEDVYTLYDQRWEIEEMFNFYKNILELSKTRVHSEMKVYTTEFINYLSLIIGTRVKNEFIKLNLHKNYSFKQIIEYLRSYKMEHISGKEWKKSKMLKYVQNLADSLNI, encoded by the coding sequence GTGAAAATAATAGATTTTCAATTTGTACCTTTTGAAACACCAATTCCGGTTGGACAAAGATCAAAAAAGAAAAAAGAATTAATTGAAATAGGTACTGATGTTAAAGAATACGGAAACGTTGCAATATTTACAAAAAATGGAGAAGATATTTTAAAAAAATTATTCAAACATTTTGATGATGTTACTGCTTTGAAGCTTTATGTAATTGCTTTGATAAGATGTACTTATCCAAAACCAGTTAATAGAGATTTAAAACATTATTATGAAATTTCATTCTTATCAGAAATATTTAAAAAAGTTGGTCTTTCAGAATCTCTACTTCCTGAATTCTTTGAAAAAACAGGTCGAGCTTATTTAAGAATTAAAGAGTTTATGGAAGATAGAATGCAAGAATTTAAAGGAAGGATTCAAATTATTGATGGAACACTAAAATCATACAATTCTAGTGATTGTACTTTTTCACAATGATCAAGAAAAGGAAGAGTAAAAGGTAGCAGAGATTTCACTCTATTGTATACTTGTGATTTAGAGACAAAAGAACCAATTTATCAAAGACCATACCAAGGAAATATGTTAGATAGCAGTATCTTTGAGGATTTTTTAGAAAAAGTTCCAAGCAACGATGAGATTTTGATAGCTGATAAAGGATTTAGAACAAATGCAATTTCTGAATTATTAAAACAAAATAGAAACATTAAATATCTACTTCCTTTAAAAAGAAATACAAAATTTATTAAGTCTGAAAATTTTATAGAGAGATTATCTCCTGTAAACATTAAAGGAAAACAACTTTTAGGATCTAAACGACAAATAAACGACAAATTTTACTATCTATTTAAAGATTTAGAAATTGCTGGAAAAGAAAGTATCGGTAGATACCAAAAACATTTAAGAAAAGAGAATTTCGATATTTCTGAATTCAAAAAAGAAGAAGAATATTTTGGAACAATTGCTTTTGAATCAAATGTAGATTTGGATTTAGAAGATGTGTACACTCTTTATGATCAAAGATGAGAAATTGAAGAAATGTTTAATTTTTACAAAAACATTTTAGAACTTTCGAAAACTAGAGTTCACTCTGAAATGAAAGTTTATACAACTGAATTTATAAATTACTTATCATTAATAATTGGTACACGTGTTAAAAATGAATTTATCAAATTGAACTTACACAAAAATTATTCATTCAAACAAATAATAGAATACTTGAGAAGTTATAAAATGGAACACATAAGCGGTAAAGAATGAAAGAAAAGCAAGATGCTGAAATATGTTCAAAATCTTGCTGATTCATTGAATATATAG
- the mtnN gene encoding 5'-methylthioadenosine/S-adenosylhomocysteine nucleosidase: MKLIISAMYEELEYSLKKTGAKLIIDNDILKLYQYQDILLCISGIGLVNASCSLSYLLNNYQIDQILNIGTCGSLNKNFKQNDIILVNKAYYFSVDVTGFNYSYGQIPKLPKYFLATKLKLSLDYKTANIASGDVFINKQEHLKQFINKLNQKIDLVDMEACSLFHTAFLYKKPISSVKVVSDIMFLNDSNMIQFDKFINQASITIFEILNDLYFKFK, translated from the coding sequence ATGAAATTAATAATTAGTGCAATGTATGAAGAACTAGAATACAGTCTTAAAAAAACTGGTGCAAAATTAATTATTGATAATGATATTTTAAAATTGTATCAATATCAAGATATATTGTTATGCATAAGTGGAATTGGGTTAGTAAATGCCAGTTGTAGTTTAAGTTATTTATTAAATAATTATCAAATTGATCAAATTTTAAATATAGGAACTTGTGGTAGTTTAAATAAAAACTTTAAGCAAAATGACATTATACTAGTTAATAAGGCTTATTATTTTAGTGTTGATGTAACTGGATTTAATTATTCATATGGTCAAATTCCAAAACTACCTAAATATTTTTTAGCAACTAAATTAAAGTTATCTTTAGATTACAAAACAGCAAATATTGCTTCTGGAGATGTTTTTATTAATAAACAAGAACATTTAAAACAATTTATTAATAAGCTAAATCAAAAAATAGATTTAGTTGATATGGAAGCTTGCAGTTTATTTCATACAGCTTTTTTATATAAAAAACCAATTAGTAGTGTTAAAGTTGTTAGTGATATAATGTTTTTAAATGATTCTAATATGATACAATTTGATAAATTTATAAATCAAGCTTCTATAACAATTTTTGAAATTTTAAATGATTTGTATTTTAAATTTAAATAA
- a CDS encoding nicotinate-nucleotide adenylyltransferase — MSKKIALFGGSFDPIHTDHVNIIRTCYEKLNFDEVWLIPTYLNPFKTKQNSSIKDRLNMLDIIKNKFDYVKIYNYEIKNQKSTPTYQTVKHILKTNKNDSFSFIMGSDQLDRFEEWNNFNELIQIIDFKIFKRNENYNKTILNKYHLELFEFENNHLSSTDIRNLKHLDKQIKDINDYVNYNLMYLYERMETKMDLERYNHCLNVGKMAYELAIKWNVDPKKALIAGTLHDITKRWSKEKALSYLKTYLPQLINEPYPVWHSYTAYLHLLYDWLIDDQEILSAVFNHTVGSEKMTKLDIIVFCADKISIERNYENVEQLRELCFTDLMTGFKVLLKNQYDLAIKKYGKENIGSMLIKTVEHFLKYKK, encoded by the coding sequence ATGAGTAAAAAAATAGCTCTATTTGGTGGTAGTTTTGATCCAATTCATACTGATCATGTTAATATTATAAGAACTTGCTATGAAAAATTAAATTTTGATGAAGTCTGGTTAATCCCAACTTATTTAAATCCTTTTAAAACTAAACAAAATAGTAGTATAAAAGATCGTTTAAATATGTTAGATATTATTAAAAATAAATTTGATTATGTAAAAATTTATAATTATGAAATTAAGAATCAAAAATCCACTCCAACATATCAAACAGTTAAACATATTTTAAAAACCAATAAGAATGACTCTTTTTCTTTTATTATGGGTTCAGATCAATTAGATCGTTTTGAAGAGTGAAATAATTTTAATGAACTAATTCAAATAATTGATTTTAAAATTTTTAAAAGAAATGAAAATTATAACAAAACAATTTTAAATAAGTACCATTTAGAATTATTTGAATTTGAAAATAATCATTTAAGTTCTACAGATATAAGAAATTTAAAACATTTAGACAAACAAATTAAAGATATTAATGATTATGTTAATTATAATTTAATGTATTTATATGAACGTATGGAAACAAAGATGGATCTTGAACGTTATAATCATTGTTTAAATGTTGGAAAAATGGCTTATGAATTAGCAATTAAATGAAATGTAGATCCTAAAAAAGCTTTAATTGCTGGAACACTTCATGATATTACAAAAAGATGATCAAAAGAAAAAGCTTTAAGTTATTTAAAAACTTATTTACCACAATTAATTAATGAACCTTATCCAGTTTGACATTCATATACAGCTTATTTGCATTTATTATATGATTGACTAATTGATGATCAAGAAATTTTAAGTGCTGTTTTTAATCACACTGTTGGTAGTGAGAAAATGACTAAATTAGATATTATAGTTTTTTGTGCAGATAAAATTAGTATTGAAAGAAATTATGAAAATGTTGAACAATTAAGAGAACTATGTTTTACAGACTTAATGACAGGATTTAAAGTTTTATTAAAAAATCAATATGATTTAGCTATAAAAAAATATGGTAAAGAAAATATTGGTTCTATGTTAATAAAAACAGTTGAACATTTTTTAAAATATAAAAAATAA
- a CDS encoding TIGR04561 family membrane protein, with protein MFWQLSKYHFKPIEVFGIAIPFRIFILVFAIIAILSLLIFILTYFIQKKKNINQTKQQDIQEIIDQEINLIIKKEKEKQQN; from the coding sequence ATGTTTTGACAATTAAGTAAGTATCATTTTAAACCAATTGAAGTGTTTGGAATTGCTATACCTTTTCGAATTTTTATTTTGGTCTTTGCTATTATTGCTATATTGTCATTATTAATTTTTATTTTGACTTATTTTATTCAAAAAAAGAAAAACATCAATCAAACAAAACAACAAGATATTCAAGAAATTATAGATCAAGAAATTAATTTAATTATTAAAAAAGAAAAAGAAAAGCAACAAAATTAA
- the nadE gene encoding NAD(+) synthase yields the protein MQTNLKQYLDYLVEFIQQTVKKAKCNGVVVGISGGIDSAVVANLAKRAFPDNYLTVWMPIYSSQLDYDCANELIKTNHLKNIEVNLETSFDAFKNSFSNLDEKPSLLAISNAKARLRMTTLYTIAQTKKYLVLGTDNLDEWHIGYFTKYGDGGVDVVPIIHLLKSEVKKAAKILNVPELIINRKPTAGLWEGQTDEGEIGFSYDLIDSYLLKQNNDPKLKKRIDYLHKISKHKRSLAIKPKKIQR from the coding sequence ATGCAAACTAATTTAAAACAATATTTAGATTATTTAGTTGAATTTATTCAACAAACTGTAAAAAAAGCTAAATGCAATGGTGTTGTTGTTGGAATTAGTGGAGGAATCGATTCAGCAGTTGTTGCAAATTTAGCAAAACGTGCTTTTCCAGATAATTATTTAACTGTGTGAATGCCAATTTATTCTTCACAACTAGATTATGATTGTGCTAATGAACTTATTAAAACTAATCATTTAAAAAATATTGAAGTTAACTTAGAAACTAGTTTTGATGCATTTAAAAATAGTTTTTCTAATTTAGATGAAAAACCAAGTTTATTAGCTATTTCAAACGCTAAAGCTAGGTTGAGAATGACAACTTTATATACAATAGCTCAAACTAAAAAGTATTTAGTTTTAGGAACTGATAATTTAGATGAATGACATATAGGTTATTTTACTAAGTATGGTGATGGCGGAGTTGATGTTGTTCCTATTATTCACTTATTAAAATCTGAAGTTAAAAAAGCTGCTAAAATTTTAAATGTTCCTGAATTAATAATTAATAGAAAACCAACAGCAGGGTTGTGAGAAGGACAAACTGATGAAGGTGAAATTGGATTTAGTTATGATTTAATTGACAGCTATTTATTAAAACAAAACAATGATCCTAAATTAAAAAAACGTATTGATTATTTACATAAAATTAGCAAACATAAAAGATCATTAGCTATAAAACCAAAAAAAATTCAAAGATAA
- the obgE gene encoding GTPase ObgE yields MKFVDSADLIIKAGKGGDGAVSFLHALFVPNGGPNGGDGGDGGSVYFQGDEGKHSLLDLKLQKKYSAQDGFKGDIKNMHGAKGEDKIIKVPVGTILYDKKTNNILADINENNKLVLIAKGGKGGKGNARFANSRNKAPTIFEAGELGQEFEIRAELKVLADVGFVGLPNAGKSTLLRAISNSKPVVADYPFTTITPQLGVARTKNNDTFIVADLPGLIQGASLGKGLGHQFLKHIERCLVICHIIDASGNFGSEDIIKNYELIRNELKAYNLNLEKRAEIIVLNKMDLDEAQLNLLDEKIINYFKNKKVIQISGLKKENIDQLLFMIYEELKVAKKQPLWELDKNNNQDEMVIYKFEEQKEDIQAYNKGNNRWEIAGETIFKIYQKFPIWTEDNLLMFNEKLKETGVYETLVKKGIKKGDFVKVFDYELEWTD; encoded by the coding sequence ATGAAATTTGTTGATTCTGCTGATTTAATTATTAAGGCTGGAAAAGGAGGAGATGGAGCAGTTAGTTTTTTACATGCTTTATTTGTTCCTAATGGTGGTCCTAATGGTGGTGATGGTGGTGATGGTGGGTCTGTTTATTTTCAAGGAGATGAAGGTAAACATTCACTATTAGATCTAAAATTACAAAAAAAATATAGTGCTCAAGATGGTTTTAAAGGTGATATTAAAAATATGCATGGTGCTAAAGGTGAAGATAAAATCATTAAAGTACCTGTAGGAACTATTTTATATGATAAAAAAACTAATAACATATTAGCTGATATCAATGAAAATAATAAATTAGTTTTAATTGCTAAAGGTGGAAAGGGTGGAAAAGGAAATGCAAGATTTGCAAATTCAAGAAATAAAGCTCCAACTATTTTTGAAGCAGGTGAATTAGGTCAAGAATTTGAAATTAGAGCTGAATTAAAAGTTTTAGCAGATGTTGGATTTGTTGGTTTACCAAATGCTGGAAAATCAACTTTATTAAGAGCAATTTCAAACTCTAAACCTGTAGTTGCAGATTATCCATTTACTACTATTACTCCACAACTTGGGGTTGCTAGAACTAAAAACAATGATACTTTTATAGTAGCTGATTTACCCGGATTAATTCAAGGAGCTAGTTTAGGAAAAGGTTTGGGTCATCAGTTCTTAAAACATATTGAAAGATGTTTGGTGATTTGTCATATAATAGATGCTTCTGGAAATTTTGGTTCAGAAGATATTATTAAGAATTATGAATTAATTAGAAATGAACTAAAAGCTTATAATTTAAATTTAGAAAAAAGAGCTGAAATTATTGTTTTAAATAAAATGGATTTAGATGAAGCTCAATTAAATTTACTAGATGAAAAAATAATAAATTATTTTAAAAATAAAAAAGTCATACAAATTTCAGGTTTAAAAAAAGAAAATATAGATCAATTATTATTTATGATTTATGAAGAATTAAAAGTTGCAAAAAAACAACCTTTATGAGAATTAGATAAAAATAATAATCAAGATGAAATGGTAATTTATAAATTTGAAGAGCAAAAAGAAGATATTCAAGCTTATAACAAAGGTAATAATCGTTGAGAAATTGCTGGAGAAACTATTTTTAAAATTTATCAAAAATTTCCAATATGAACAGAAGATAACTTATTAATGTTTAATGAAAAACTAAAAGAAACTGGTGTTTATGAAACATTAGTTAAAAAAGGCATTAAAAAAGGTGATTTTGTAAAAGTTTTTGATTATGAATTGGAGTGAACAGACTAA